A stretch of Camelina sativa cultivar DH55 chromosome 18, Cs, whole genome shotgun sequence DNA encodes these proteins:
- the LOC104760526 gene encoding protein N-lysine methyltransferase METTL21A-like, translated as MKFTDSPVIDLTVNGTKLSIQQDNGSMHVGTSVWPCSLILSKFAERWSTLDSSSSTTPNPYAELFDFRRRRGVELGTGCGVAVMAFHLLGLTEIVLTDIAPVMPALKHNLKRNKAALGKSLKASVVYWNNRDQISALNPPFDLVIAADVVYIEESVGQLVTAMELLLADDGAVLLGYQIRSPEADKLFWEMCDVVFRIEKVPHEHLHHEYAYEETDVYIFRKKVKKVTEAESES; from the coding sequence atgaaattTACAGATTCTCCGGTGATCGATCTGACGGTGAACGGAACAAAACTCTCAATCCAACAAGACAATGGCTCGATGCACGTCGGTACATCCGTATGGCCATGCTCACTAATCCTCTCCAAATTCGCCGAGCGATGGTCCACACtagactcatcatcatcaacaactccGAATCCATACGCCGAACTCTTCGATTTCCGCCGTCGTCGCGGCGTCGAGCTAGGAACCGGATGCGGAGTCGCAGTGATGGCTTTTCACCTACTAGGTCTAACGGAGATCGTGCTCACAGACATCGCACCAGTCATGCCGGCGCTAAAACACAATCTGAAACGGAACAAAGCGGCGCTAGGTAAATCTCTTAAAGCCTCTGTTGTTTATTGGAACAATAGAGACCAGATCTCGGCGTTGAATCCGCCGTTCGATCTCGTGATCGCGGCGGATGTTGTGTATATCGAGGAATCTGTAGGGCAGCTAGTGACGGCGATGGAGTTGCTGTTGGCGGATGATGGTGCGGTGTTGTTAGGGTATCAGATTAGGTCGCCGGAAGCTGATAAGCTGTTTTGGGAGATGTGCGACGTCGTTTTTAGGATTGAGAAGGTTCCTCATGAGCATCTTCATCATGAGTATGCTTACGAGGAAACTGATGTTTACATCTTTAGGAAGAAGGTTAAGAAAGTGACTGAAGCTGAATCAGAATCATGA
- the LOC104760525 gene encoding homeobox-DDT domain protein RLT2-like has translation MEGGSDEATVKNTKTTPEEGGESKSKRKMKTAAQLEVLETTYAAEPYPSEAIRADLSVKLNLSDRQLQMWFCHRRLKDRKSTTTTPSSKRQRKELITTPMAVESPKPAVNAADLVAGNEFDSRRAARVSGGSGSGVVTVVRRFNEPSSAEVRAVGYMEAQLGERLRDNGPILGMEFDPLPPGAFGMPIEMPSHRKASRQAFETSLYVRSDVKPNKDVRPIREYQFLPDLPSSRTDHSERVSPSHHYGVPLDASVMRGSVVSAGHRDDYKISPQIPNLNLATRQGKPGHVYSPNLPEYDSPYQKSYMDTPAQRNLNDHPIHEDPFVKSEREVGNEDEDDDALQLERKRKNEEARISRELEAHEKRIRRELEKQDMLRRKREEQLRKEMERQDRERRKEEERLLRERQREEERFMKEQMRELQRREKFLKKETMRAEKMRQKEEMRREKEVARLKAANERAIARKIAKESMELIEDERLELMEVAALTKGLPSMLALDFETLQNLDEYRDKQVLFPPSSVKLKKPFTVKPWNGSDENVANLLMVWRFLITFADVFGLWPFTLDEFAQAFHDYDPRLMGEIHIVLLKTIIKDIEGVTRTLLTGVGANQNTASNPGGGHPHVVEGAYAWGFDIRSWRRNLNVFTWPEILRQLALSAGLGPQLKKRNIKTVSVHDENEANDSENVIFNLRKGVAAENAFAKMQERGLSNPKRSRHRLTPGTVKFAAFHVLSLEGEKGLTILDVAEKIQKSGLRDLTTSRTPEASVAAALSRDTKLFERVAPSTYCVRASYRKEAGGAETILAEARERIRAFKSGITDVEDVDDADRDEDSESDVGDDPEMDLNPKKEDPDALDIENSVKVESVLENGKTKAGLPLTPSLPEDIKDEKRDDILVDQSLEDAVANDADSACFDESKLGEQWVQGLVEGDYSNLSSEERLNALVALIGIAIEGNTIRVALEERLEVASALKKQMWGEVQLDKRWKEESLLRANYLSYPTAKPGLNSSTPASGNQENSSADVTPISSQDPLGLPQMDVNNVIAGPSLQLQDNVSGMENLQYQQQGGYTADRERLRAQLKAYVGYKAEELYVYRSLPLGQDRRRNRYWRFSASASRNDPGCGRIFVELQDGRWRLIDSEEDFDYLVKSLDVRGVRESHLHFMLLKIEASFKEAVRKNVEANPGLCSVSSSLDFDTAEISTTFKIELGDSNAIERCSVLQRFQSFEKWMWDNMLHPGALSAFKYGAKQSSPLFRICRTCAELHLVEDICCPSCGQMRASPDVGELCFADQVAQLGDYSRGGDTGFILRSSISSPLRIRLLKIQLALVEASLPPEGLEAFWTENHRKSWGLKLLSSSSPEELNQVLTTLEVALKRDFLSSNFETTSELLGLPEEALASDSTCVVNVLPWIPKTTGGVALRLFEFDSAIVYTPDQNNDPLKDKESEDLVGLETNLLRNVPEKDVMETPVQGGYTQEDNWIDPGVGGVSSSGRGGRPARGRGRPRSRGSGGNGKKPAVSVSSSRPPRGAANTNGETMLRPRAQPRSKKNGRRSSTKGRKRPTKGTLGISNEVVGGRLAKEVAVTARTTLPDNEDDWIETPELQDDDGEASSSGRSFQYKDYDDDEVMAPMDDFDDAGESSKLVGRGEFSLHSDVEYEEEEEDEEEEEEEDMNTKMDVNYINDDSFGRREQPEISNDAARKRFMFDDPDLTSSSSSDYR, from the exons ATGGAAGGTGGGTCTGATGAAGCAACTGTGAAGAATACTAAAACAACACCTGAAGAAGGTGGTGAGAGTAAGTCTAAACGGAAAATGAAAACTGCTGCTCAGCTTGAAGTTCTTGAAACCACTTATGCAG CTGAGCCTTATCCTTCGGAAGCTATAAGAGCGGATCTTTCAGTGAAACTGAATCTTTCAGACAGGCAGTTACAGATGTGGTTTTGTCACCGCCGTCTTAAAGACCGGAAATCTACTACTACTACGCCTAGCAGCAAACGTCAGCGTAAGGAGTTGATAACAACACCAATGGCTGTTGAATCCCCTAAACCAGCCGTCAATGCCGCTGATTTGGTGGCGGGAAATGAGTTTGATTCTAGGAGAGCCGCTCGAGTTAGTGGTGGTAGTGGTAGTGGTGTTGTGACTGTTGTTAGGCGGTTTAATGAACCCTCTTCTGCTGAGGTTAGAGCTGTTGGCTATATGGAGGCTCAACTTGGAGAGCGTTTGAGAGATAACGGACCCATTCTTGGAATGGAGTTTGATCCTTTACCCCCTGGTGCATTTGGCATGCCTATTG AGATGCCAAGCCATCGTAAAGCGAGTAGGCAAGCTTTTGAGACCAGCTTATATGTTCGATCCGATGTCAAACCCAATAAA GATGTGAGGCCCATTCGTGAATATCAGTTCCTTCCTGACCTGCCATCTTCAAGGACTGATCATTCCGAAAGAGTTTCTCCGTCACATCATTATGGAGTTCCACTTGATGCTTCGGTTATGAGGGGTTCAGTGGTGTCTGCTGGACATAGGGATGACTATAAAATTTCACCTCAGATACCAAATTTGAATCTTGCAACTCGTCAAGGGAAGCCAGGGCATGTCTATTCGCCTAACTTGCCAGAATATGACTCACCGTATCAGAAAAGCTACATGGATACTCCTGCACAAAGAAACTTAAATGATCACCCGATTCATGAGGATCCTTTTGTGAAATCAGAGAGAGAAGTTGGtaatgaggatgaagatgatgatgcttTGCAATTAGAGAGAAAACGCAAG AATGAAGAAGCAAGAATATCTCGGGAACTTGAGGCGCATGAGAAGAGAATCCGAAGAGAACTTGAGAAACAAGATATGCTGAGGCGAAAg AGAGAAGAGCAATTAAGGAAAGAAATGGAGAGGCAAGATCGTGAAAGACGGAAAGAGGAAGAACGTCTTTTACGTGAAAGgcagagagaggaagagaggttTATGAAAGAGCAGATGCGAGAGTTGCAGCGAAGAGAGAAGTtcttgaagaaagaaacaatgagG GCTGAGAAAATGCGACAAAAAGAAGAGATGCGTAGAGAAAAAGAGGTTGCAAGGCTTAAAGCTGCTAACGAGAGGGCCATTGCTCGTAAGATTGCAAAGGAATCTATGGAACTTATTGAAGATGAACGCTTAGAACTCATGGAGGTTGCTGCGTTAACCAAAGGATTGCCTTCAATGCTCGCTCTTGACTTTGAAACTCTACAAAATCTTGATGAATATAGAG ACAAGCAGGTGCTATTTCCCCCATCATCTGTAAAATTGAAAAAGCCCTTTACAGTCAAGCCATGGAATGGTTCTGATGAGAATGTTGCGAATCTTCTAATG GTGTGGAGATTCTTAATCACTTTCGCGGATGTTTTTGGTCTTTGGCCATTTACCCTAGACGAGTTTGCTCAGGCATTCCATGACTAT GATCCACGGCTAATGGGAGAGATACACATTGTTCTCTTGAAGACCATTATCAAAGATATCGAGGGTGTTACAAGAACGCTTTTAACCGGTGTTGGAGCAAACCAGAATACTGCTTCTAATCCTGGAGGGGGTCATCCTCATGTCGTGGAGGGT GCATATGCGTGGGGTTTTGATATACGCAGCTGGAGACGAAACTTGAATGTTTTTACATGGCCTGAAATTTTGAGGCAACTTGCTCTCTCTGCCGGGTTAGGACCACAACTGAAAAAAAGGAACATTAAGACTGTATCTGTTCATGATGAGAATGAG GCCAACGACTCTGAGAATGTGATTTTCAACCTAAGGAAAGGAGTAGCAGCTGAGAATGCTTTTGCTAAGATGCAAGAAAGAGGACTTTCTAATCCGAAACGTTCACGGCATCGTTTGACTCCAGGCACTGTTAAATTTGCTGCATTTCATGTTCTATCTCTCGAAGGTGAAAAAGGTTTGACCATTCTTGATGTtgcagagaagattcag AAATCAGGATTGAGGGATCTAACGACGAGTAGGACACCTGAAGCCTCGGTTGCTGCTGCGTTGTCACGGGATACAAAACTCTTTGAGAGGGTAGCTCCTTCTACGTACTGTGTTCGTGCTTCCTATAGAAAGGAAGCAGGTGGTGCTGAGACTATACTTGCTGAAGCGAGAGAGAGAATACGTGCATTCAAGAGCGGCATTACTGATGTGGAAGATGTTGATGACGCTGATAGAGATGAAGACTCTGAAAGCGATGTCGGAGATGACCCAGAGATGGATTTGAACCCTAAAAAGGAAGATCCTGATGCTCTGGATATAGAAAACTCAGTCAAAGTTGAATCAGTGTTGGAAAATGGGAAGACCAAAGCAGGACTGCCTCTTACTCCCTCTCTCCCTGAGGATATTAAAGATGAGAAAAGAGATGACATTTTAGTTGATCAATCTCTAGAGGATGCGGTAGCAAACGATGCAGACAGTGCTTGTTTTGACGAGAGCAAACTTGGGGAACAGTGGGTTCAAGGACTCGTAGAAGGAGATTACTCGAATCTCAGCAGCGAGGAACGTTTAAATGCACTTGTTGCTCTGATTGGTATTGCCATCGAAGGAAACACAATACGAGTCGCCCTCGag GAACGGTTGGAAGTTGCGAGTGCGTTAAAGAAACAGATGTGGGGTGAAGTGCAACTTGACAAGCGCTGGAAAGAAGAGTCTTTGCTTCGAGCGAATTACCTTTCATACCCAACAGCAAAGCCGGGGCTTAATAGCTCAACCCCTGCTTCTGGAAATCAAGAAAATTCATCAGCAGATGTGACTCCAATCTCCTCACAGGACCCGTTGGGTCTACCACAGATGGATGTGAATAACGTGATCGCAGGACCAAGCTTACAGTTGCAAGACAATGTATCTGGAATGGAGAATTTGCAGTATCAGCAGCAAGGGGGCTACACAGCGGACCGTGAAAGGCTGCGTGCACAGTTAAAAGCGTATGTTGGGTATAAAGCCGAAGAGCTATATGTATATAGGTCGCTTCCGTTAGGTCAAGATCGAAGACGTAATCGCTATTGGCGGTTTTCAGCTTCTGCCTCTCGAAATGATCCTGGTTGTGGTAGAATATTTGTGGAACTTCAGGATGGCCGATGGAGGCTCATTGATTCCGAAGAGGACTTTGATTACTTGGTAAAGTCACTAGACGTTCGCGGTGTAAGAGAATCACATTTACACTTTATGTTGCTGAAGATCGAAGCATCTTTCAAGGAAGCAGTGAGGAAGAATGTGGAAGCAAATCCCGGGTTGTGTTCTGTATCTTCTAGCTTGGATTTTGATACTGCAGAGATCTCGACGACGTTTAAGATCGAGCTAGGGGATAGTAACGCCATTGAGAGATGCAGTGTATTGCAACGGTTCCAGAGTTTTGAAAAGTGGATGTGGGATAATATGCTGCATCCGGGTGCCTTATCTGCATTTAAGTACGGTGCCAAGCAAAGCAGTCCGCTTTTTCGCATATGCAGAACTTGTGCGGAACTACACTTAGTCGAGGATATTTGCTGTCCTAGTTGTGGACAAATGCGTGCTAGTCCGGATGTTGGTGAGTTGTGTTTTGCTGACCAAGTGGCTCAACTCGGTGATTATTCGAGAGGAGGAGATACTGGCTTTATCTTGCGTAGCTCGATCTCGTCTCCTCTTAGAATAAGACTACTCAAGATTCAGTTAGCACTTGTCGAA GCTTCTCTTCCACCCGAAGGACTTGAAGCGTTTTGGACAGAGAATCATAGGAAATCTTGGGGTCTGAAGTTGTTGTCATCAAGTTCCCCCGAAGAACTTAATCAG GTTCTCACAACGTTAGAGGTTGCACTAAAGAGAGATTTCCTGTCTTCAAACTTTGAAACAACTTCTGAACTCTTGGGTTTACCAGAAGAAGCTCTCGCCAGCGATTCAACTTGCGTGGTTAATGTACTACCGTGGATACCGAAGACAACGGGAGGTGTAGCTTTGAGACTCTTTGAATTTGACAGTGCGATTGTGTACACACCTGATCAAAACAACGATCCCCTAAAAGACAAAGAATCCGAAGATCTCGTG GGATTGGAGACAAATCTTCTGAGAAACGTTCCAGAAAAGGACGTGATGGAGACTCCGGTGCAAGGTGGTTACACGCAAGAAGATAACTGGATAGATCCTGGTGTAGGTGGTGTGTCGAGCTCTGGGAGAGGAGGTCGACCAGCACGAGGACGTGGCCGGCCTCGTTCCCGTGGCAGTGGTGGAAATGGCAAGAAACCGGCAGTTTCAGTTTCTTCTAGTAGACCGCCACGAGGTGCAGCAAACACAAATGGAGAAACTATGTTGAGACCGAGAGCTCAACCACGGAGTAAAAAGAATGGACGGCGTAGCAGCACCAAAGGCCGGAAGAGACCGACGAAAGGAACGCTAGGTATATCTAATGAAGTAGTAGGAGGACGTCTGGCTAAGGAAGTTGCTGTAACCGCCAGAACCACTCTTCCTGATAACGAAGACGATTGGATCGAGACGCCTGAACTGCAGGATGATGACGGGGAAGCTAGCAGCTCAGGGAGATCGTTTCAGTATAAAgactatgatgatgatgaggtcaTGGCTCCGATGGATGATTTTGATGACGCCGGTGAATCAAGTAAATTAGTAGGTAGGGGTGAGTTTAGCTTACATAGTGATGTTgaatacgaagaagaagaagaagacgaagaagaagaggaagaagaagacatgaacACGAAAATGGACGTAAATTACATAAACGATGATTCATTTGGTAGAAGAGAGCAGCCGGAGATTAGCAACGATGCAGCTCGGAAAAGGTTTATGTTCGATGATCCTGATCTAacatcttcatcgtcttctgATTATCGTTAA